Proteins encoded within one genomic window of Malassezia restricta chromosome VII, complete sequence:
- a CDS encoding enolase, with product MSIQKIEARMIIDSRGNPTVEVDLHTEKGLFRAAVPSGASTGVHEAVELRDKDSSKWVGKGVDQAIANVNNVIAPELIKSGIPVTSQKEIDNFLIKLDGTPNKGKLGANAILGVSIAAAKAGAGEKNVPLYKYLSELANTGAPYILPAPAMNVINGGSHAGNALAFQEFMIVPTGAKSFTESIQIGTEVYHTLKKVIKSKYGIDATNVGDEGGFAPNLQSADEALDLLVDAIKMAGYEGRVNISLDVASSEFYKEGKYDLDFKNPNSDPSKWITGAQLADIYKGYLQKYPITSIEDPFDQDDWEAWSVLRETGVTIIGDDLTVTNPLRIKTAIEKKACNGLLLKINQIGTITESIQAAQLAQSDNWAIMVSHRSGETEDTTIADLAVALNAGIIKSGAPARTERVCKYNALLRIEHIEKDATYAGIDGFVRNHEAPKVIRK from the coding sequence ATGAGCATCCAAAAGATTGAGGCTCGCATGATCATCGACTCGCGCGGCAACCCTACCGTCGAGGTCGACCTGCACACGGAGAAGGGTCTTTTCCGTGCTGCCGTGCCATCGGGTGCGTCCACGGGTGtgcacgaggccgtcgagctgcgtgacAAGGACTCGAGCAAGTGGGTCGGCAAGGGTGTCGACCAGGCTATTGCCAACGTGAACAACGTGATCGCCCCTGAGCTGATCAAGTCTGGCATTCCTGTCACGTCTCAGAAAGAGATTGACAACTTCCTGATCAAGCTGGACGGCACCCCCAATAAGGGTAAGCTCGGTGCCAATGCCATCCTGGGTGTTTCGATCGCTGCTGCCAaggctggcgctggcgagAAGAACGTGCCACTCTACAAGTACCTTTCAGAGCTGGCCAACACGGGTGCCCCCTACATCCTGCCCGCCCCTGCTATGAACGTGATCAACGGTGGCTCGCACGCCGGCAACGCCCTGGCCTTCCAGGAGTTCATGATTGTGCCCACGGGTGCCAAGTCTTTCACTGAGTCGATTCAGATCGGCACGGAGGTGTACCACACGCTCAAGAAGGTCATTAAGAGCAAGTACGGCATTGACGCTACCAACGTCGGTGACGAGGGTGGCTTTGCTCCTAACCTCCAGTCGGCtgacgaggcgcttgaCCTGCTGGTCGATGCTATCAAGATGGCTGGCTACGAGGGCCGCGTGAACATCTCGCTTGACGTCGCCAGCTCGGAATTCTACAAGGAGGGCAAGTACGACCTAGACTTCAAGAACCCCAACTCGGACCCAAGCAAGTGGATCACGGGTGCTCAGCTCGCCGACATCTACAAGGGCTACCTCCAAAAGTACCCTATCACGTCGATTGAGGACCCCTTCGACCAAGACGACTGGGAAGCCTGGTCGGTACTGCGTGAGACCGGCGTTACAATCATCGGTGATGACCTGACGGTCACGAACCCCCTCCGTATCAAGACGGCCATCGAGAAGAAGGCGTGCAACGGTCTTCTGCTCAAGATCAACCAGATCGGCACGATCACCGAGTCGATCCAGGCTGCTCAACTCGCTCAGTCCGACAACTGGGCTATCATGGTGTCGCACCGCTCCGGTGAGACGGAGGACACGACGATTGCTGACCTTGCCGTCGCCCTCAACGCGGGTATCATCAAGTCGGGTGCCCCTGCTCGTACGGAGCGTGTGTGCAAGTACAACGCCCTTCTCCGCATCGAGCACATCGAGAAGGACGCTACCTACGCAGGCATTGATGGCTTCGTGCGTAACCACGAGGCTCCTAAGGTGATCCGTAAGTAA
- a CDS encoding SAGA-associated factor 29, with amino-acid sequence MRADRGTGATTEEAQVWQAVRAQLRSLDSARSSSLAAYEKLLKAHADAKNIDALYDATEHAVHEEQKYIVGALEQLDVLLALRKASTGDVRRRKRKADDELDMDTKPKSDVKKSRSPAKQESSHVARIKSQLPLLRGRKVAFCQALRGDDTHEEEWIMATVISTIQGDKMRYIVQDAEDDTAHGPTWNTSIDSIVPLPVDLDSLPPAPYAVGTRVLALYPDTSCFYWATIQGGGPAMNGSVPRSKVCMLYLYAARKARVRAAHDAVPPHVLRRRRGRQAGAGVFGSGASVV; translated from the exons ATGAGAGCAGATCGGGGCACCGGCGCCACGACCGAAGAAGCACAGGTGTGgcaggccgtgcgcgcgcagctACGAAGCCTGGATAGTGCGAGATCTTCTTCATTAGCAGCATATGAGAAGCTCTTAAAGGCTCATGCCGACGCCAAGAATATAGATGCGTTGTATGATGCCACCGAACATGCGGTCCATGAGGAGCAAAA GTACATTGTGGGTGCActggagcagctcgacgtgCTACTGGCACTTCGCAAAGCGTCGACGGGGGATGTGCGTCGCCGGAAGCGCAAGGCGGATGATGAGCTGGACATGGACACCAAGCCCAAGTCTGACGTGAAGAAAAGCCGTTCGCCCGCGAAGCAAGAAAGCAGTCATGTGGCGCGTATAAAGTCGCAACTGCCGCTGTTGCGTGGGCGCAAAGTGGCATTCTGTCAGGCATTACGTGGAGATGACACGCATGAAGAGGAATGGATCATGGCCACGGTGATCAGCACGATTCAAGGCGATAAAATGCGCTATATCGTTCAGGATGCTGAGGATGATACAGCACATGGCCC CACATGGAACACCAGCATTGACTCGATTGTCCCTCTTCCTGTGGACCTCGATTCCCTACCGCCCGCACCTTATGCGGTCGGCACACGCGTCTTGGCGCTATACCCAGATACCAGTTGTTTTTATTGGGCTACCATCCAGGGCGGGGGACCAGCTATGAATGGATCTGTACCAAGATCCAAGGTATGTATGCTGTACTTATATGCAGCTCGTAAAGCGCGAGTCAGAGCTGCTCACGACGCCGTACCGCCTCATGTTTtacgacgacggcgcggaCGTCAAGCAGGTGCCGGCGTATTTGGTAGTGGAGCATCCGTAGTCTGA
- a CDS encoding metallo-beta-lactamase domain protein yields the protein MSSTHGSLDAMQDITRLNTRTVRILGQNPSAFTLNGTNTYLITPPSYWNLDERQSLLPAILVDTGDARDDYAPILECVLRGHLHVSEDKQPVSLAITDIVLTHWHHDHVGGVPYVLRMLQRLRREVPQLPVPRVHKIPEPKTDPSLFERVQSVSDDAYVHAPGATGLARLMWPLRDQDQIQVRDPDNAHLTSTLRVLYTPGHAADHAMLLLEEDHILLTADNVLGKGSTVFEDLVLYMYSLQRGLSLLQTCKSTPLGVSGTPTTGMAGENVLFPGHGPVIPKGKETLRRYMRHRIEREEQLLALFMCHPSDKQGLMQATAYPQAYLEKTRGRVRPGQHLWTLRQFVHTLYENYSLTAYPAVARGLLLHLQKLATPTSDYANPPFPLTEPLLSSSFASHPPVVQCIRIPSYQYSGIRHYPDLARNEKEWGELLDVPWQLVSLM from the coding sequence atgtcgtcgacgcatggctcgctggatgccatgcaggaCATTACGCGCCTCAACACACGAACCGTGCGCATTCTCGGCCAGAATCCTAGCGCATTTACCCTGAACGGCACAAATACCTATCTCATTACACCGCCATCGTACTGGAACTTGGACGAGCGCCAATCGCTCCTACCGGCCATCCTGGTGGACACCGGCGACGCCAGAGACGACTACGCACCTATACTAGAATGCGTCCTGCGTGGACACCTGCACGTATCGGAGGATAAGCAGCCGGTCTCCCTTGCTATCACTGATATTGTGCTTACGCATTGGCACCACGATCATGTGGGTGGCGTCCCCtatgtgctgcgcatgctgcaAAGGCTGCGACGCGAAGTGCCGCAGTTACCTGTTCCACGCGTGCACAAAATCCCAGAACCGAAGACGGATCCGAGCTTGTTTGAACGCGTACAGTCCGTGTCCGACGACGCCTATGTGCATGCGCCTGGGGCCACGGGGCTTGCTCGACTCATGTGGCCACTGCGTGATCAAGATCAGATACAGGTGCGTGATCCAGACAATGCGCACCTCACCTCAACACTGCGTGTGCTTTACACACCAGGGCATGCTGCCGACCACGCTATGCTGCTGCTCGAAGAGGACCATATCCTACTGACAGCCGACAATGTACTGGGCAAAGGATCTACCGTCTTTGAAGACCTCGTGCTGTATATGTATAGCCTGCAGCGAGGTCTCTCTCTCCTTCAAACATGCAAGTCTACGCCACTGGGCGTGAGTGGCACACCCACGACGGGTATGGCAGGCGAGAATGTTCTCTTCCCCGGACACGGTCCCGTTATTCCCAAGGGCAAAGAAACGCTGCGCCGATACATGCGGCATCGCATCGAGCGAGAAGAACAACTCCTCGCGCTTTTCATGTGTCACCCAAGTGACAAACAGGGCCTCATGCAAGCGACGGCCTACCCCCAGGCGTACTTGGAGAAAACGCGTGGACGCGTCCGGCCGGGTCAGCACCTGTGGACCCTGCGTCAGTTTGTCCACACCCTGTACGAGAATTACTCTCTCACCGCCTATCCGGCGGTAGCGCGCGGTCTTCTTCTGCACCTCCAAAAGCTTGCTACGCCCACATCGGACTATGCAAACCCCCCCTTCCCTCTGACGGAGCCTCTTCTCTCCTCCTCCTTCGCCTCGCATCCGCCCGTGGTACAGTGCATACGAATACCCTCGTATCAGTATTCAGGCATACGCCACTATCCAGACCTCGCACGCAACGAAAAAGAATGgggcgagctgctggatgtgcCGTGGCAACTCGTCTCCCTTATGTAG
- a CDS encoding RING-14 protein — protein sequence MKFGKYYIELLETSHFLPEWKKSAIQYNKLKALLNDVPAELRAYGLTPDVIDDLLYASGSNPPNRPNTERKRSTPGQVLQLMSPSKNHGNSHHSSAAKWVSSLPHDERYEQKTKTRKHRARSIDAAALYLMHSQTSPDTFLATSNWTNSVLSQSPKSHVPSRRHSSSGGHVFNANEHFDLPPLILPVGILHHPDEPNIPNTRRKLSHDEFATRWMEKRIPDFLPEDTSTIAPSTDNATEDYKTPQKHWIQGKGGRRAWGEYELFDENFTLQPRIVVHTESPNSLTYTDSPGTPNQNSSESSSSSVSNTPHMPFSAMRPARGSMQRLDLGSPAQEIPTIASKQYMEARSDSTPPGYHERRIIIPLKAEERFFDALISSIRTLLQLHMSQQRTLTNHVEALCQAISEVSSPVHSPADMYVWREIFSLWLEFDIFESSREKDRGELSVAASEARLHKYLEQLEKRGLLTPHQTFERAGRTLAGTLDSWAIQAFNPTNPLSDIRSIATLEHFLRLNVALVSIKRFERLNIETIRKLLKKHGKKTALHVNENISRISMSSNAQQLLSAASLDSPIPELNWESASGGDVLKSLAALAPANVNSSFQLSLPRIVSCLLTKALMPVLPSVDDYSCLVCVSIAWHPIRLRCGHLFCIRCIVKLQKQGTNDCPLCRAPNAVRDADEHNLDVEMTKYLQEWFPREIEEKTSENKSDRLLQERKEKEIRKKNRWARFRTRYHSENERERDCVIA from the coding sequence ATGAAGTTTGGAAAATATTACATCGAACTGCTTGAAACGTCCCATTTCTTGCCTGAATGGAAAAAAAGTGCGATTCAGTACAacaagctcaaggcgctgctgaATGATGTACCCGCCGAACTGCGTGCGTATGGGCTCACGCCTGATGTCATTGATGATCTTTTGTATGCATCAGGGAGCAATCCACCCAACAGGCCTAACACGGAGCGGAAACGTTCCACACCGGGGCAAGTGCTTCAGCTCATGTCACCATCCAAAAATCATGGCAATTCACACCATAGCTCTGCGGCCAAGTGGGTTTCCTCTCTTCCACACGATGAGAGATACGAGCAAAAAACAAAGACAAGAAAGCACCGAGCACGCAGCATTGATGCAGCTGCCCTTTATCTAATGCACTCACAGACGTCCCCAGACACGTTCTTGGCTACATCGAATTGGACCAACTCTGTATTGTCACAATCTCCTAAATCGCATGTGCCTTCACGACGGCATTCTTCCAGCGGAGGCCACGTTTTCAATGCAAATGAGCATTTTGATCTCCCACCGCTTATTCTTCCAGTTGGAATACTACATCACCCGGATGAACCCAACATCCCAAACACTAGACGAAAGCTGTCTCATGACGAGTTTGCCACGCGCTGGATGGAAAAGAGGATCCCAGATTTTCTTCCGGAAGATACTTCCACGATTGCTCCATCCACAGACAATGCCACTGAAGACTACAAGACGCCACAAAAGCACTGGATTCAAGGCAAAGgtgggcgccgcgcatgggGTGAGTATGAGCTGTTTGATGAAAATTTCACACTGCAACCGCGCATAGTTGTGCACACCGAATCCCCAAACTCTCTCACATACACTGATTCTCCAGGCACGCCTAATCAGAATAGCTCGGAAAGCTCATCGTCCTCTGTGTCCAACACGCCCCACATGCCATTTTCAGCCATGAGGCCGGCTCGCGGCAGtatgcagcgccttgatTTGGGCTCACCGGCGCAAGAAATTCCTACCATCGCATCCAAACAATATATGGAGGCTCGGTCCGACTCAACTCCTCCTGGCTACCATGAGCGTCGAATTATTATTCCTCTCAAAGCTGAAGAGCGATTCTTCGATGCTCTTATTTCTTCCATTCGTACGCTGCTGCAACTGCACATGTCGCAGCAGCGTACGCTCACTAACCATGTGGAAGCTCTGTGCCAAGCTATTTCAGAGGTTTCGAGCCCTGTTCATTCACCGGCCGATATGTACGTGTGGCGAGAAATTTTTTCATTGTGGCTCGAATTCGACATATTTGAAAGCTCGCGCGAAAAAGATCGCGGCGAGCTTAGTGTTGCGGCCAGTGAGGCTCGCCTTCATAAGTACTTGGAACAACTAGAAAAACGAGGTCTCCTCACTCCCCATCAGACATTCGAGCGGGCGGGCCGGACCCTGGCAGGAACGCTAGATTCATGGGCAATTCAAGCGTTCAATCCAACGAATCCATTGTCGGACATTCGGAGTATTGCCACCTTGGAGCACTTCTTGAGACTCAATGTGGCGCTTGTTTCTATCAAGCGCTTTGAGCGCCTTAACATCGAAACTATTCGCAAGCTTTTAAAAAAACACGGTAAAAAGACAGCTCTTCATGTGAATGAAAACATTAGCAGAATCTCGATGTCTTCGAACGCGCAACAGCTTTTGAGCGCGGCGTCACTGGACTCACCTATCCCTGAACTCAACTGGGAATCAGCCTCAGGTGGTGACGTGCTAAAATCGTTGGCTGCGTTGGCACCTGCGAACGTAAACTCTTCCTTCCAACTGTCTCTGCCAAGAATTGTCTCCTGTCTCTTGACCAAAGCGCTCATGCCTGTTCTTCCGAGCGTAGATGACTACAGCTGCCTTGTCTGCGTGTCCATTGCATGGCATCCCATACGCCTACGCTGTGGCCATTTGTTCTGCATTAGGTGCATCGTAAAGCTACAAAAACAAGGTACAAATGACTGTCCTCTCTGTCGTGCACCAAATGCTGTACGTGATGCGGATGAACACAACTTGGATGTTGAGATGACAAAATATCTTCAAGAGTGGTTCCCTCGAGAGATTGAAGAGAAAACGTCTGAGAACAAGTCGGATCGATTGCTGCAAGAACGAAAAGAAAAAGAGATACGCAAGAAAAATCGCTGGGCCCGATTTAGAACAAGATATCATTCAGAGAATGAGCGCGAACGTGACTGTGTGATTGCTTAA
- a CDS encoding coatomer subunit beta — MPSDPISYTLVAPNAGYRLDMSTQELRSNLQSQNDEVKLETLRAIIVSTLNGEPHASLLMPIIQYVLPSKDKNIKKMLQFYWEVCPKFDAEGKLKQEMILVCNAIRNDLQHPNEYIRGSTLRFLQKIKEPEILEPLVPSVRQCLDHRHSYVRKNAVMAIWCIYHAHEYLISDAPELIESFLVAESDATCKRNALMMLVHTDMPRAVEYVMNNITQVPVMDELMQMAVIELIRMDAKRDSEHMSDYIQILSELLTTSSHAVKYEAAVTLAGLADNVLAVKAIASALIELTVQESDNNVKLIVLDRLNALRLRHEHVLDPLVIDLLRVLSSSDMDVRKKVLDMALDMISVRTVEEVVLVLRKELTKMSQTQESSNLSYRHLLIKSLHSCAVRFSEVAGDVMLELMNFLSDSVSTSAVDVIAFVREVVERFPDMRNDILVKLIQSFPDFRNGKVYRGAMWIVGDYATTIANVNDAMQQIRKVIGEIPILASEEQYMEQPESSQSDDSAPTMKHSTATRVRADGTYATESAFTADTTSDKPQASRSKPPLRSLILFGDFYTASVLAVTLVKLVLRFMSLSSDEGAKNMLRAEAMLIMTSILRVGQSKYVATQIDEDSKERIMTCLQILGRATWSEQDAHEFARVFLDESREAYAMMLQHEHQRASKITEIKQHAPIQQPHEQLSFRQLGGTGSFEDEVDYEAELNRATGMSAVSKDDFISKLQRVVQLTGLSDPVYAEAYVDVHQFDIMLDVLVVNQTDETFQNLSIELATLGDLKLVERPSPCTIAPYSFQSIKATIKVSSTETGVIFGNIVYERASVGSKHSLDSSYVVLNDIHIDIMDYISPSYVSETQFRSMWTGFEWENKVNVKTDISDVREYLNHILKATNMACLTPEASLAGDCGFLSANLSAASLFGEDALANVSIERLDNGSIQGHVRIRSKTQGIALSLGDKLSMAQKSSA; from the coding sequence ATGCCCTCCGATCCCATTTCGTACACATTAGTTGCCCCCAATGCGGGATACCGGCTTGATATGTCGACGCAGGAACTGCGCTCGAACTTACAGAGTCAGAATGACGAAGTCaagctcgagacgctccGTGCCATTATCGTTTCCACGCTGAATGGCGAAccgcacgcgtcgctgctcaTGCCGATCATTCAATACGTTCTTCCTAGCAAAGACAAGAACATAAAAAAGATGCTACAGTTTTACTGGGAAGTGTGCCCCAAGTTTGATGCAGAAGGCAAACTAAAACAAGAGATGATTCTTGTTTGCAATGCCATCCGCAACGATCTGCAGCACCCAAACGAATACATCCGCGGATCTACACTCCGCTTTCTCCAGAAGATCAAGGAGCCAGAAATCCTGGAGCCGCTTGTGCCATCCGTGCGCCAATGTCTTGACCACCGGCACAGCTACGTACGTAAGAATGCTGTGATGGCCATATGGTGCATTTACCACGCTCACGAATACCTTATTAGCGATGCGCCTGAGCTCATCGAGTCCTTCCTGGTCGCAGAATCTGATGCTACATGCAAGCGCAATGCCTTGATGATGCTCGTACACACCGACATGCCCCGTGCCGTTGAATACGTGATGAATAACATAACTCAAGTGCCGGTCATGGATGAGCTCATGCAAATGGCTGTCATCGAGCTCATACGTATGGATGCCAAGCGCGATAGTGAGCACATGTCGGATTACATCCAGATCCTGTCGGAATTACTGACAACGTCGAGTCATGCTGTGAAGTACGAGGCAGCCGTCACCCTGGCTGGTCTAGCTGATAATGTCCTTGCTGTCAAAGCCATCGCGAGTGCTTTGATTGAGCTGACGGTGCAAGAGAGCGACAACAATGTCAAGCTCATCGTACTTGACCGCCTGAATGCACTGCGTCTGCGCCACGAACATGTCCTAGACCCCCTCGTCATTGATTTGCTTCGCGTTCTCTCCAGTTCTGACATGGATGTACGCAAAAAGGTGCTAGACATGGCGCTCGACATGATCTCCGTGCGCACGGTCGAAGAGGTGGTGCTtgtgctgcgcaaggagcTCACGAAAATGTCACAGACGCAGGAATCGTCTAACTTGTCGTATCGCCATTTGCTTATCAAGTCTTTACATTCGTGTGCGGTGCGCTTCTCTGAAGTGGCTGGTGATGtgatgctcgagctcatgaATTTCCTAAGCGATTCGGTGAGCACAAGCGCTGTGGATGTGATTGCGTTTGTTCGAGAAGTCGTTGAACGATTCCCAGACATGCGCAACGATATTCTCGTCAAGCTGATCCAGTCATTCCCTGACTTCAGGAACGGCAAGGTGTACCGTGGCGCGATGTGGATCGTTGGTGACTACGCTACGACCATCGCAAATGTGaacgatgccatgcagcaaATCCGCAAAGTGATTGGTGAAATTCCCATCCTCGCATCGGAAGAACAGTACATGGAACAGCCAGAATCCTCGCAGTCCGACGACTCTGCCCCAACAATGAAGCATTCGACCGCCACGCGTGTTCGTGCAGACGGCACATATGCCACAGAGTCGGCTTTTACTGCGGACACCACGAGCGACAAGCCCCAAGCGTCCCGATCGAAGCCACCGCTGCGAAGTCTCATTCTATTCGGTGACTTTTACACGGCCTCTGTGCTAGCTGTCACGCTTGTCAAACTGGTGCTCCGTTTCATGTCATTGTCTTCTGATGAAGGTGCCAAGAATATGCTTCGCGCCGAAGCCATGCTCATTATGACATCGATTCTACGCGTGGGACAGTCTAAATATGTCGCTACACAAATCGACGAGGATTCGAAGGAGCGCATCATGACATGTCTCCAAATTCTGGGTCGTGCGACATGGAGTGAACAGGACGCACACGAATTCGCCCGGGTGTTCCTAGATGAATCACGAGAAGCCTACGCCAtgatgctgcagcatgaACACCAGCGGGCATCTAAGATCACAGAGATTAAGCAGCATGCCCCTATTCAGCAGCCTCATGAGCAGCTTTCTTTCCGTCAGCTTGGCGGCACGGGCTCGTTCGAGGACGAGGTGGACTATGAAGCAGAGCTCAACCGTGCGACAGGCATGAGTGCCGTGTCCAAGGACGACTTTATCAGCAAACTGCAGCGTGTTGTTCAGCTCACGGGTCTCTCAGATCCCGTGTATGCCGAGGCCTATGTCGACGTGCACCAATTTGATATCATGCTTGACGTTCTTGTCGTCAACCAGACTGATGAGACGTTCCAGAACTTGAGCATTGAACTCGCGACACTTGGTGACCTTAAGCTGGTGGAGCGTCCGTCTCCGTGCACCATCGCTCCATACAGCTTTCAGAGCATCAAGGCCACCATCAAGGTATCTTCTACTGAGACGGGTGTCATCTTTGGTAACATTGTTTACGAGCGTGCGAGCGTTGGCTCCAAGCATTCGCTTGACAGCTCTTATGTCGTCCTCAATGATATCCACATCGACATTATGGACTATATCTCACCTTCGTACGTCTCTGAGACGCAGTTCCGCAGTATGTGGACCGGCTTTGAATGGGAAAACAAGGTCAATGTGAAGACGGATATTTCCGATGTGCGCGAGTACCTGAATCACATCCTAAAGGCTACCAATATGGCTTGTCTCACACCTGAGGCTAGTCTCGCTGGCGATTGCGGCTTCCTCAGCGCCAATCTTTCCGCTGCTAGTCTATTTGGTGAGGATGCACTAGCCAATGTCAGTATCGAGCGCCTGGATAATGGCTCCATTCAGGGACATGTCCGCATTCGCTCCAAGACACAAGGTATCGCACTTAGTCTGGGCGATAAGCTTTCTATGGCGCAAAAGTCGTCCGCGTAG
- a CDS encoding peptide chain release factor 1: MARRVAAHLARRLPVQLRTFSLSRCKSNVVEKLASSMMAEREKLLENMHATSVPAQRIKDLEAVHKAWTAWSERMRSLQETQKLFETEKDKDLLEMAESELASVREEAEARYEALKRQILTNTRSIKSKGAIMELKQGVGGQESCLFLGEMLRMYMKFCETRSQRALEENDPGMLGAGWSTELLAATPADVSTTSGSGDAFKEAILQVHGPNAFEALRFEAGVHRVQRIPATQNLGKLQTSTMAIIVLPMQEENDAKDIIDPKDVRIETMRARGSGGQHVNRTESAVRLTHEPSGITVSMQDSRSQHQNRTKAWEVLRARLLDQHLQKEASENRAMRRSQVASADRSERVRTYNFPQDRVTDHRIGVSLSDIHGFMDGDDSSGTGLAYLIEELMAKEDDLHLHALLQAQETI, translated from the coding sequence atggcacgccgcgtaGCGGCGCATCTGGCTCGACGGCTGCCCGTGCAGTTGCGCACGTTTAGCTTGAGCCGTTGTAAATCCAATGTAGTGGAAAAGCTTGCATCGTCCATGATGGCGGAACGAGAAAAGCTCCTGGAGAATATGCACGCCACCAGCGTCCCAGCCCAGCGTATCAAAGATCTGGAGGCCGTGCACAAAGCTTGGACAGCATGGAGTGAACGAATGCGGAGCTTGCAAGAAACACAAAAGCTATTTGAGACAGAGAAAGATAAGGATTTGCTCGAGATGGCTGAATCAGAACTTGCCAGCGTACGAGAAGAAGCAGAGGCTCGATACGAGGCCCTCAAACGGCAGATTCTGACCAACACACGCAGCATCAAGAGCAAAGGTGCTATTATGGAGCTAAAGCAAGGTGTCGGTGGGCAGGAATCCTGCCTTTTTCTTGGCGAGATGCTGCGCATGTACATGAAATTCTGCGAGACACGTTCTCAGCGAGCCTTGGAAGAGAACGATCCAGGCATGTTGGGAGCAGGATGGAGCACCGAGCTGTTGGCAGCTACGCCTGCTGATGTATCCACAACCAGTGGCTCGGGTGATGCATTCAAAGAGGCGATCTTGCAGGTACATGGTCCCAACGCATTTGAAGCGCTGCGCTTTGAAGCTGGTGTgcatcgtgtgcagcgcattcCTGCTACTCAAAATCTCGGAAAACTGCAGACCAGTACTATGGCCATCATCGTGTTGCCGATGCAGGAAGAAAATGATGCTAAAGATATCATCGATCCAAAAGACGTGCGGATAGAGACTATGCGCGCCCGTGGCTCTGGTGGTCAGCACGTCAACCGAACCGAATCTGCAGTACGACTTACGCATGAACCCTCGGGTATCACCGTGTCGATGCAGGATTCGCGCAGTCAGCATCAAAACCGCACGAAAGCATGGGAGGTGCTTCGTGCACGCCTGCTAGACCAGCACTTGCAGAAGGAGGCCAGCGAAAatcgcgccatgcgtcggTCGCAGGTGGCCAGTGCGGATCGCAGCGAGCGTGTCCGGACGTACAACTTTCCTCAGGACCGCGTGACAGACCACCGCATTGGTGTCTCGCTTTCGGACATTCACGGGTTCATGGACGGTGATGATAGTAGTGGCACAGGTCTCGCGTACCTTATTGAGGAGCTTATGGCCAAGGAAGACGACCTGCATCTGCACGCACTGCTCCAGGCACAAGAGACCATATAG